From Deltaproteobacteria bacterium, one genomic window encodes:
- a CDS encoding DUF4139 domain-containing protein: MKWTTILLFLMLGVVMANAQDKPAPPNAPAAAPRKSTLAEQSQVALTVYNSNIALVREQREVELSAGANTLQFVDVPAQILPTTVHIKSLSDAQALRVLEQNYEYDLLNPEKLLEKYVGKEVKIFDKNYYTGKDELAVATLLSTNNGFVYQINNEIHINPPGRVILPQVPENLMAKPTLVWLLQATRAGKQKVEASYLTNQVTWQADYIAVLNVDDTKADLTGWVTIDNKSGTSYQNATLKLVAGDVHRIAPQRIYAKTMAMEARAQDAAPQFKEESFFEYHLYTLDRPATVKDNQTKQMTLLTATGIPIVKRLLFKGQQMYFYDMYGEGTFQKQKVSVVLEIENSQKNNLGMPLPKGTVRVYKADKDGGNQFIGEDAIDHTPKDEKFSIKMGEAFDVVGERKQTDFKRLSSTVTESSWEIALRNHKAEGVTVRVEEPVPGDWEILSNSHKYTKADAHTLQFDVPVAKNAEVKVSYRVRVKM; encoded by the coding sequence ATGAAATGGACAACAATTCTGCTCTTTCTCATGCTGGGAGTGGTTATGGCCAATGCACAAGACAAGCCCGCTCCACCGAATGCGCCAGCAGCGGCGCCGCGGAAAAGTACGCTGGCCGAGCAATCGCAAGTCGCTCTGACCGTGTACAATTCCAACATTGCCCTAGTCCGAGAACAACGTGAAGTCGAGCTATCTGCTGGGGCCAATACTTTACAATTTGTCGACGTGCCCGCGCAGATTCTTCCGACTACCGTCCACATCAAATCCTTGAGCGATGCGCAGGCGCTACGTGTGTTAGAGCAGAACTACGAATATGACCTATTGAATCCCGAGAAACTGCTAGAGAAATATGTGGGAAAAGAAGTCAAAATTTTTGATAAAAACTACTACACCGGCAAAGATGAACTAGCGGTCGCCACCTTACTTTCGACTAACAACGGGTTCGTCTATCAAATCAATAACGAGATCCACATCAATCCCCCTGGGCGGGTCATTCTTCCGCAAGTGCCGGAAAATTTGATGGCCAAACCCACACTGGTGTGGCTCTTACAAGCGACTCGTGCCGGTAAACAAAAAGTTGAAGCCTCGTATTTGACCAATCAGGTCACCTGGCAAGCCGACTATATCGCTGTGCTCAACGTCGATGACACCAAAGCTGACCTCACAGGTTGGGTGACGATCGACAACAAATCTGGCACTTCGTATCAGAACGCTACCTTGAAACTCGTGGCTGGCGATGTCCATCGCATTGCTCCACAGCGGATATACGCAAAAACCATGGCGATGGAAGCGCGCGCGCAAGATGCGGCTCCACAATTCAAAGAAGAGAGCTTCTTTGAATATCATTTGTACACGTTAGATCGCCCCGCCACCGTCAAAGACAATCAAACCAAACAAATGACGCTGCTCACTGCCACAGGCATCCCTATCGTTAAACGGCTGCTGTTCAAAGGACAGCAAATGTATTTCTATGACATGTACGGAGAAGGCACTTTCCAAAAACAAAAAGTGAGCGTCGTGCTCGAAATTGAAAACTCGCAGAAAAACAATCTCGGCATGCCACTACCCAAAGGCACCGTCCGCGTCTACAAAGCCGACAAAGACGGCGGCAATCAATTCATCGGCGAAGATGCCATCGATCACACACCAAAAGATGAGAAGTTCTCCATTAAAATGGGCGAAGCGTTCGATGTCGTTGGCGAACGCAAGCAGACCGACTTCAAGCGACTCTCGTCAACCGTCACTGAGAGTAGCTGGGAAATTGCGCTTCGTAATCACAAAGCCGAGGGTGTCACTGTACGTGTTGAAGAACCGGTTCCTGGCGATTGGGAAATACTTTCCAACTCACATAAGTACACAAAAGCCGACGCGCACACCTTGCAGTTCGATGTGCCGGTGGCCAAGAATGCTGAGGTCAAAGTTTCGTATCGGGTGCGGGTGAAGATGTGA